The genome window CAGTGCCTGGGCAATGCCTATTCGCTGTTTCATACCGCCTGAATAGGTGCCTATGGGCCGTTTCGCATCGGCTGTTAAGTTAACGCCGTCAAGCAGCATATCAATCCGCTTGCGTAAACCATCGCCACCAACGCCTTTTAGCGCCGCAATATATTCCAGAAACTCGTATGCATTAAGATTTGGATAAACGCCAAAATCCTGTGGCAGATAGCCAAGGATTTTACGAATCTTGTCAGGGCTATTTACAATATCCTCGCCATCTAAAAACAGCGTGCCGGCTGTTGGCTTGCTAATAGTAGCAATAATTTTCATCAGGGTTGATTTGCCGGCGCCATTAGGACCAAGCAAGCCTAGTATTCCTTTCTCTATGGTAATGGAATAATTAGATAATCCTGTTTTATGTTTATTATATTGTTTTGTGAGGCCGGTAATTACTAAAGACATAAAAATGATATATCCCAGTGAGATGCCAAATACCGCATAAGGTTACATGTTTTGGAAAAAATAACCCTAATAAACTGCCGTAAAAGTTAAGAGTTGAGCCCGGGGCAATAAAACCGGGAGCGTGATAAAAAGGCGTAGCCCTATTTATCCGCTCCCGGTATTTATCTTTGATTCTTTAGTCCCAGTTAAAATCCACCTCCCGGTTGTTTAATTTCCATTTGGAAGGGAACGGGTTGGTCAGCCAATCGAGCGGCTCGCCGGTCGGCTGTACTTTTGCTGCTTTGGCAAAGCATTCTTTTATAAAACTCTTTTGAGCTGCACCTGTGGCTTCCGGTTGGGCAGATATGAATAACGGGGCTCCGCTTTCGGTAAGCAGCTGCATCCATTGTTTGTTCCTCTCCCACGAAATATCAGTAGTTAATCCCACGCAATCGCCGTCAACAGCATAAAAATTATTGTGTTGTGGCAAGCGGAAACCCATGGTATTTACCCCCATTTTTTTTACGCGCGCCCATTCTTTGCCACTGGTATCATCGCCGATGCGGTTGAGTTCAAATTGCCCTGCCGAAAGGTGGCTCATGGTATTACAGCCTATCACGTAAATATCGTCGCCGGCTGCGTTACGAATGGCACTGTAAAGGTGATTGATGATCTCGGCTGTGGTTTTAGTTTTATCGTAAAAGCTCCATCCGGGCGAAGTAATGCTTTCCCTCATCTGGAAGCCCCAGCGACCGGTGATATCATCGGTGGAAAAATCATGCTTCACCATCTCGTAGCCCCATTGTTTATAAACGTCGAAATAATGTTTGATCCGCTCAATATTTTCCGGGATGGTGGGATCGAGCACCGGACTTTTGGGATCATCGCGGCCCGGGATTTTAGGTGCTAAAAGGCTGGCTTTTTCATCGTGCCTTGCGCACAATGGCCGCATCCACAAACCGGGGCGCATCCCCAGTTTCTTTATGTCGTCGCCAAGCTGGTGCATATCCTTAAACTTATCATTTGGTTTTGAAAAGTCTTCGTTCCAGCCACCGTCGCCTGGCAGTAAAGGTGAATATTGGGCCCAGCCGGCATCTATCACCGAAAACGGACGGTTACCTGTATCGGTTACTAATTCAGCCATTAGTGCGGTTGTTTCCTTTATCAGCTTTGCCGAATTGTTGCCATAAGCAAAGTACCAGTCATTTATTCCATATACCGGCTGTTTGGGCAACCGGGGTTTATCGCACATCAGCTTACAAAACCGCGTTGCAGTAGCAAATGCATTTTCTGTTGCAGCGCTTTCGGTTGTAACAATATCGGCGGCATGTAATTTGCGTGTACCCAGTTGAACGCCAGATCCACCGGAATGGGTGTCAAGCGTCAATTCAATACTACCCGCGTTAACCGCCCACCAGCAAATGGTATTTGCCCCGGTTTTAACGCCAAAGCAGGCTGTGTGTTTATCATCATTCAATAACACATACCATGGGTTTTTAACATTGCCATCAGGGGTCTTCCAGCCCACATCACCGTAGGTGCGTTCCCAGTGGTCACCCAATACTTTCGCAGAGGTATTGGTTTGGTGTTTCCATTTAAGGCGGATCCCGGTTAGTGCTGTTGATGGCGACCTGACATAAACGCCGCTGGCGTTACTGTTAGGTTGTATGCTCACTTCAACGTCGTTATAATTAAATTTCCCTCCTGAGCGTGTGAGCCGGAACCAATCGCCCCCAGCCTGTCCCCAAACTTCATCAGGAGTGTTCATTAATGCAGCACTTCCGCCGGCATAAGTTACACGGCTAAACAATAAAGCAGCCACGGCTGTGGCGGAAAGTTTTACAAAATTACGTCTGTACATAAAGTTATATTGGAAATCTCCTGAAAAATTAGTTAACTGTTAAATTAACGGTTTATAAAGTAAAAGTATGTTTTTATTACTTTATAAACCATAAAAAACAGCTATGGGTTATGTTGGTGAAAAAAAAACGTTATTTGCTTAACACCCACCTGGTACGTGTGCATTTGTAACA of Mucilaginibacter xinganensis contains these proteins:
- a CDS encoding ABC transporter ATP-binding protein, which codes for MSLVITGLTKQYNKHKTGLSNYSITIEKGILGLLGPNGAGKSTLMKIIATISKPTAGTLFLDGEDIVNSPDKIRKILGYLPQDFGVYPNLNAYEFLEYIAALKGVGGDGLRKRIDMLLDGVNLTADAKRPIGTYSGGMKQRIGIAQALLNDPKVLIFDEPTVGLDPEERVRFRQLISDLANDCIIILSSHIVSDIEAIADEVAIMQNGALLEKGMQPDIVKLVEGKVFEAVLNSDDLVVLKAKHLVIDTSRQKELTKVRYIIKGNTPEPASLPVNATLEDAYLYLTQNKA
- a CDS encoding alpha-amylase family protein; its protein translation is MYRRNFVKLSATAVAALLFSRVTYAGGSAALMNTPDEVWGQAGGDWFRLTRSGGKFNYNDVEVSIQPNSNASGVYVRSPSTALTGIRLKWKHQTNTSAKVLGDHWERTYGDVGWKTPDGNVKNPWYVLLNDDKHTACFGVKTGANTICWWAVNAGSIELTLDTHSGGSGVQLGTRKLHAADIVTTESAATENAFATATRFCKLMCDKPRLPKQPVYGINDWYFAYGNNSAKLIKETTALMAELVTDTGNRPFSVIDAGWAQYSPLLPGDGGWNEDFSKPNDKFKDMHQLGDDIKKLGMRPGLWMRPLCARHDEKASLLAPKIPGRDDPKSPVLDPTIPENIERIKHYFDVYKQWGYEMVKHDFSTDDITGRWGFQMRESITSPGWSFYDKTKTTAEIINHLYSAIRNAAGDDIYVIGCNTMSHLSAGQFELNRIGDDTSGKEWARVKKMGVNTMGFRLPQHNNFYAVDGDCVGLTTDISWERNKQWMQLLTESGAPLFISAQPEATGAAQKSFIKECFAKAAKVQPTGEPLDWLTNPFPSKWKLNNREVDFNWD